GCTGGTCGACCGGCTCAACGGCATGTACGCCTTCGCGGTCTGGGACCTCCGCAGCGAGGAACTGCTGCTCGTGCGCGACCGCCTCGGCATCAAGCCGCTCTACTACTACCCCACCGCGGACGGTGTGCTCTTCGGCTCCGAGCCCAAGGCGATCCTGGCCAACCCGCTCGCCGAGGCAGTCGTCGACGCGGAGGGCTTGGCCGAGTCGATGTCCTTCGTCAAGACGCCCGAGCTGGCGATCCTGAAGGGCGTGCACGAGGTCCGCCCTGGCGGGATGGTGCGCGTCTCGCGCTCGGGCCTGAGCAAGAGCCGGTACTGGCAGCTGGAGGCGCGGGAGCACACCGACGACCTGGACACCACGATCAGCACGGTGCGCGAGCTGCTGGACGACATCGTCGCGCGGCAGCTGATCTCCGACGTGCCGCTGTGCACCCTGCTCTCCGGCGGGCTGGACTCCAGTGCGCTCACCGCGCTCGCGGCCAGGTCGCTCGACGAGCCGGTGCGCTCGTTCTCCGTCAACTTCGCGGGCTACACCGAGAACTTCCAGGCCGACGAGTTCCGCGGCAGCCCGGACGCGCCCTTCGTCACCGACGTCGCCGAGCACGTCGCGGCCGACCACACCGACATCGTGCTCGACAACGCCGACCTGCTCGACGACGGCGCGCGCAAGGCGGTGCTCCGCGCCCGAGACCTGCCGATCTCCATGGGAGACATGGACATCTCGCTCTACCTGCTCTTCCAGGAGATCAGGAAGCGGTCCACGGTCGCGCTCTCCGGCGAGTCGGCGGACGAGGTGTTCGGCGGCTACGCCTGGTTCCACAACGAGAAGGCGGTGAACGCGCCGACCTTCCCGTGGCTGGCCATGCACTTCACCGGCGAGCGGCCAGATCTCCTGCGGGACGGGGTGGCGGACAAGCTCGACCTCGGCGGCTACGTCCGGCAGCGCTACGCGGAAGCGATTGCCGAAGCGCCGAAGCTGCCCGGCGAGTCGGGGAAGGAAGCACGGATGCGGGAGATCAGCTACCTGCACCTGACCCGCTTCGTGAACTCGCTGCTGGACCGCAAGGACCGGATGAGCATGGCCGTCGGGCTCGAGGTGCGCGTGCCGTTCTGCGACCACCGGCTCGTCGAGTACGTCTTCAACGCGCCGTGGGCCATGAAGACCTTCGACGGCAGGGAGAAGAGCCTGCTGCGGGCCGCCACCGCGGACGTGCTGCCGAAGTCCGTGGTCGAGCGGGTGAAGAGCCCGTATCCGTCCACACAGGACACCGGGTACGACGCGGCGCTGCACGAGCGGGTCGGCACGCTGCTGCACGCGGGGACCTCGCGGGCGTTCGAGCTGGTCGACCCGGCCAAGGCGCGGCGGCTGCTGGACCGCGGCTCGTCGGCCGTCGCGCGGCGGCAACTGGAGCTGATCCTGACCCTCGACGGCTGGCTCGGCGACTACGACGTGCGCGTGGAGCTGTGATCTACGGTTGCCCGTAGCCACGGACTCAAGGAGGTCGGCGATGCGCGTTGTCCTTGCGCTGCTCGGGGTTCTCGCGATGACCGGATGCGGGAGCGCACCGCCACCGGCGCCGCCCGCGCCCTCGGACGTGATCTCCCAGCAGCGGGAGCGCATCAACGACCTCGACCGGCAGATCGTCGACCTGCTCGCCCAGCGCAAGGAGGCGTCGGAGGCGGTGCAGCGGGTCCGCACCTCCTCCGGCGGCGGACGCGTCGACCCCGCCCGCGAGCAGGTGATCATCGACAAGTACCGCGCGAAGCTCGGCGACGGCGGCGAGAAGATCGCCAGGGCGATGCTCGAAGCCTTCCGCGGCCCTGCCTCCTGATCAGGCTCCCGGCGGGATGGTGCGCATCCCGCCGGGGGCGCCGCGCTCGATCAGCCGCATGACCGCGTCGGTGTCCAGGTTGTCCGCGACCAGGTCGCCGAGCAGGTCCAGCTGCGCAGCGCGCTGGCTGGCGAACGACACCCCGCCCGCCACCGCGAATCCGTGGCGGCCACTGCGTTCGGCGGCCCAGCGCAGGAACTTCGCGCGGAAGGCGTCGTTCTCGAACAGCCCGTGCCAGTGGGTTCCGGCGACGTTGTCGGTGAGCGCACCCTCGCCTTCGCCGTTGTCCAGCTCCAGCAACGGTTTCTCGGCTGAGCGCACCACCGCGCCGTGGTGGATCTCGTAGCCGTGCACCGCTTCGCCGAACGCCGTGCCCACCGGGCGGTCCAGTGTCTTGCGCTCCCGGAACTCGATGTCCAGGTCGAGCAGCCCGAGCCCGTCGACCTCCCCCGCCGCCGACTCGACCCGGTCGGTGATCCGCGCGCCGAGCATCTGGAACCCGCCGCAGATCCCGGCGAGCGGTAGCCCCTTCGCCGCGTGGCGCGCGACGGCCTCGGCCAAACCCGTGCGCCGCAACCACTCCAGATCGTCCACTGTGGACTTCGAACCGGGGAGCAGGACGAGGTCGGCGTCGGCGACGCGGGAGGGCTCGGTGACGAAACGGACGGAGACCCCGGGCTCGCAGGCCAGCGCCTCCACGTCGGTGGCGTTGGAGATCCGGGGCAGCCGCACCACCGCGACGCGCAGCCACTGCTCCCCGGCGGGCGGGGCGGGGCGTCCGACCACGCCGTCCGCGGTGTAGGACAGGGAGTCCTCCGCGTCGAGCCACAGTTCTTCGCGCCACGGCAGAACGCCGAGCACGGGCCGCCCGGTCAGCTCGGTGATCTGGTCCAGCCCCGGTGCCAGCAGCGCGGGGTCGCCGCGGAACTTGTTGATCACGAACCCGCTGACCAGCGCCTGGTCCGCGGCGTCGAGCAGCGCCAGGGTGCCGAACAGGTGCGCGAAGACCCCGCCCCGGTCGATGTCGCCGACCACCAGAACCGGCAGGTTCGCCGCCCTGGCCAGCCCCATGTTCGCGATGTCGTTGGCGCGCAGGTTGATCTCGGTCGGCGAGCCCGCGCCCTCACAGACCACGACGTCATGCTCCCGCCGCAGGCCGTCCAAAGTGGACGCGACGATCGCGGCGAGCTCCAGCTTGCGCTGCCGGTAGGACAGCGCGCTCACCTGGCCCAGCGCCTTGCCCAGCACGACGACCTGGGAGCTGCGATCGCTGCCCGGCTTCAGCAGCACGGGGTTGAACCGCACCGACGGCTCCAGCCCGGCCGCCGCGGCCTGCACCGCCTGCGCGCGCCCGATCTCACCGCCGTCCGCGGTGACCACGGAGTTGTTGGACATGTTCTGCGCCTTGAACGGCGCGACCCGCACGCCCTGCCGGGCCAGCCAGCGGCACAGCCCGGCGACCAGCACGCTCTTCCCGGCGTCCGACGTGGTCCCCGCGACGAGCAGCGCCCCGCCCAGGCTCATCCGTCCCACCGGTACCGGACGCAGGGCCCGAGCTTCGGGTGCTCGAAGTCCCGCACCGCGACGAAGCCGACGTTCTCCGCCACCCTGGTCGACGCCGCGTTGTCCCGGTGGATGATCACCTCGACCCGCTCCGCGCCCGCGGCGACCGACCGCGCGCACATCTCCCGCAGCGCCGCGGTGGCCACCCCGCGCCCGCGCGCCGGCGCGGCGACCCAGTACGAGGGCTCGGCGATCCCGTCCTTGACGTCCACCGCCGCGTTGCCGAGCGGTTCGCCGGTCTCCGCGTCGACGATCATCCAGGCCAGCGCGTCCCCGGGCAGCGCGGCGATCGCGGTGCGCACGTCCTCGGCGGTGAGGTCCGGGCTGTCCGTGGTCCAGCGCAGGATCTGCTCGTCCTTGGCCTGCTCGGCGTACCAGGCCGCGTCCGCCTCGGACCAGGGTCTGAACTCGATCACGGCAGGGTCAGGATCTCGGAGCCGTCCTTGGTGACGACGATCGTGTGCTCGAACTGCGCGGTGCGCTTCTTGTCCTTGGTGGTGACCGTCCAGCCGTCGTCCCAGATGTCGTAGTCGATCGTGCCGAGGGTGATCATCGGCTCGATGGTGAACGTCATCCCGGGCTCCAGCACGGTGTCCATCTTCGGCTCGTCGTAGTGCAGCACGACGAGACCGCTGTGGAACGATCGGCCGATGCCGTGCCCGGTGAAGTCGCGGACCACGCCGTAGCCGAAGCGCTTGGCGTAGGCCTCGATCACCCGGCCGATCACGTTGATCTGCCTGCCCGGCTTGACCGCCTTGATCGCGCGCATCGTGGCCTCGCGGGTCCGCTCCACCAGCAGCCGGGACTCCTCGTCCACCTCGCCCGCGAGGAAGGTCGCGTTGGTGTCCCCGTGCACGCCACCGATGAAGGCGGTGACGTCCACGTTCACGATGTCGCCGTCGGAGATCACCGTGGAGTCCGGGATGCCGTGGCAGATCACCTCGTTCAGCGAGGTGCAGCAGGACTTCGGGAAGTTCCGGTAGCCCAGGGTGGACGGGTAGGCGTTGTGGTCGCAGAGGAACTCGTGCACCACCGCGTCCACGTGGTCGGTGGTCACGCCGGGCTCGATGGCCTTGCCCGCCTCCTGCAGCGCCTGCGCGGCGAGCCTGCCCGCGACGCGCATCGCCTCGATGACCTCGTCCGGCTGCACCCACGGGTCGGTGTTGCGCTTCGGCGCGGGCTTGTCGACGTACTCGGGCCGGGCGATGTGCGAGGGCACGGGACGGCGCGGGGACTGCTGGCCTGGCTTCAACGGGGCGCTGACGGGCATGGCCCCAGCCTACGACGCCCCGGAGGCCGCCACGCTCGGACCGACCCCAGCAGCGCTCGGCCGGGGCCGGTTCACCGTTGACGGCCATGACGTCACGGAGGGCTTGCGCCACGGACTCGGCCGCGGTGCCGCGGCCGGAGGAACTACCGGACCGCGGCCAGGAACTTCGACGCCACGTCCACCGCGGGCGCCGAGGAGCCCGCGTCCACGATCAGCACCGCGAACGCCAGGTCCCCCCGGTAGCCGACGAACCAGCCGTGCGAGCGCGTGCCGTCGCCGAACTGCGCGGTCCCGGTCTTGCCGTGCACCTCGCCGTTGCGCTGGAGCTTCGTCGCGGTGCCCTCGGTGACCACCTGCCGCATCATCGCGCGGACCGCGTCCATCACCGGCTGCGGCACCGGTTGCTGCTCGGCGTCCACCGTGGTCTTCGCCGCGCCCCTGATCAGGTTGGGCAGCGGCATCGAGCCCTTGGCCGCCGTCGCGGCGACCATGGCCATGCCGAACGGGCTGGCCAGCACCTTGCCCTGGCCGAAGCCGTCCTCGGCGCGCTCGACGACCGCGGTCGCGGGCGGGACCGAACCGGTCACCGTGGTGATGCCGGGGATGACGAAGTCCACGCCGAGGCCGAACTGCTTGGCGGACTTGGTCAGCGCATCCGCGGGCAGCTTGGTCGCCAGCTCGGCGAAGGTCGTGTTGCACGAGCGGGCGAAGGCGCGGTGCAGCGGGACCGTGCCGAGCTCGAACTCGTTGTCGTTGGGGATCTTGCGACCCTGGATGGTCCAGGTCGCCGGGCAGGGCAGCTCCGTTCCGGAGTCGGCCACCCCGCCGCCGAGCGCCGCGGCCGCCGTGACGATCTTGAACGTGGAGCCCGGCGGGTAGCGCCCGGTCAGCGCCACCGCGCCCTGGGCGTCCGCGGCCCCGTTCTGCGCCACCGCGAGCACGTCACCGCTGGACGGCTGGAGCGCCACGATCATCGCCGCGTTGCCGACCGGCTCGACCGCCTCCTCCGCCGCCGCCTGGACGGCGCGGCTGAGCGAGGTCGAGACGGCCTGCGCGGGCACGGCCTTCTCGTCGACCAGTGTCTCGACCTCGTTGCCGCCCGCGTTCACCGAGTAGATCCGGTAGCCGGCCTTGCCCTCGATCCGGGACTCGACCGCCTTGCGGATCCCGGGCAGCACCTGGGCGGCGAAGGAGCGGTCCGGTGCCAGCAGCCGGTTCTGCGAGCTGAACCGCACCCCGGGCAGGTCGTAGATCTGCGCCTTCACCTTCTGGTAGTCGGGATCGCGCAGCAGCGCCACCGCGTAGGCCTGACCCTCCGGCGTCTTCCCCGCTCTGTCCACAATGGACTGCTGGGTGATGTCGGAGTCGAAGCGGTTCAGCGCGGTGGCCAGCGCGGCGGCCACGCCGTTGAGGTCCCCGGCCTGCTTGCGGTCAAGCAGCACCGAGACGACCTTCTCCGCCGCGAGCAGCGACCCGCCGTCGCGGTCCAGGATCGGCGCCGGATCGGGCTGTTGTTCCCGCAGCGCCAGGGTCTGCTGGGCGGAGAGCTTCGGGTGGATCGCCTCCGGCGTCCAGTGCACCTGCCACTGCTTCTCGCCGCGGCGCAGTTCGAGGGTGCCCTTGTAGCCCCAGATCCGGTTCTTCCCCAGGTCCCACTCGGCGGTGTAGGTCACCGTCGCGGTGTCGCCCTTGGCCACCGGTTCGTCGAGGGTGGTCTTGATCGCCACGGGCTTGAGCGCGGCGCGGACCTTGTCCATCAGGTCCTTCGCGGCCTGCGCGTCATCGGTGTTCCTGGACGCGGTCGTGGTGTCCCCGCCGGCGAACGCGCTGAGGAACGTGCGGGCGGCGACCTCCGGTTTCGCCTCGGAGCCGAACAGCCCGCAGCCCGCGACGGGCAGGAGGAGGAGCACGGCCGCGACCAGCCTGGCCGAGCGGATGCGAGGTGGCTGTGCTGACACGGCGCACAGTGTGCCAGCGCCCACCGGCACTAGAACAGGACAGTGCTGAACTGGCCGACCTGGCTGAAGCCGATGCTGGCGTAGGCCGCGCGCGCAGGCGCGTTGTAGCCGTTGACGTAGAGGCTGGCCACCCGGCCGAGCCCGCGCACGAGCCGGTCGGCGACGGCGGCGGTTCCCGCGGCACCCAGGCCCTGACCTCGGCGTTCCGGCCGCACCCAGACACCCTGGATCTGGCCGACCCGCGCCGACATCGCGCCGATCTCGGCCTTGAAGACGACCTCGCCGTCCTCGAAGCGGGCGAACGCGCGCCCCGCGGCCACCAGCTCGGCGACGCGCGCGCGATAACCGACTCCGCCGTCCTCGGCCCGGGGGTCGATGCCGACCTCCTCGATGAACATCGCGATGGCGGCGGGCAAGTAGCGGTCCAGCTCGTCCGGCCGCACCGGGCGCACCAGGGGGTCGGGCGGGACCGTCGGTGCGCCGGCCAGCGCCATCAGCGGCTGGTCGGCGCGGACCTCCCGGGCGGGGCCCCACTCCGGCTCCAGTTCCTGCCAGAGCCCGAGGACCTGTTCGGCGGGGCCCACGAGCGAAGAGCACGCGCGGCGGCGGCGCAGCGCCCGGTCGGCGAAGGCGCGCAGCGCGGCGGGACCACCCGCGAGCGGCACCAGGTTCGCGCCCGAGAAGCACATCCCGTCCCGGCCGAAGCCCCAGAGCTCACCACCGAGCCGCCACGGATCGGTGCCCGCGACCTCGACGCGCGAGGAGACCATGCACGACGCGACGGGATCGGCGTCCAGAACGGCACGCACCGCCCGAAGATCGCCTTCGTCGAGCAGCCGAGCCCCGGCAAGCTTCAGCACTCTCCAAGACTGCCAGACCTCGGGCCGAACGCGCGCCGGTTGCCCCCCGGTTGGCCGTATCCCCCGCTACTCCCATCACAGCGCGTAAGCGGGTCTTCACGTACCCCCGGCCCCACCCGGACCGGTCTCCGACGACGGGGGAGGGAGGCCGTGAAGACGCCGCAACGCCGACGGGGGAGGTCAGGAGACGCTGACGACGGGAGCGCCGGAGGGCTCGCCCGCGTCCTCCATCTCCTCGGCGATGCGCATGGCCTCCTCGATCAGGGTCTCCACGATCTTGTGCTCGGGCACGGTCTTGATGACCTCGCCCTTCACGAAGATCTGGCCCTTGCCGTTGCCGGAGGCGACGCCGAGATCGGCCTCGCGCGCCTCGCCGGGGCCGTTGACGACGCAGCCCATGACGGCCACGCGCAGCGGCACCTCCATGCCCTCGAGACCCGCGGTGACCTGTTCGGCCAGCGTGTAGACGTCGACCTGGGCGCGACCGCAGGACGGGCAGGAGACGATCTCCAGCTTGCGCGGGCGCAGGTTCAGCGACTGCAGGATCTGGGTGCCGACCTTGATCTCCTCGACCGGCGGGGCGGACAGCGAGACCCGGATGGTGTCGCCGATGCCCTTGGACAGCAGCGCGCCGAAGGCCACCGCCGACTTGATGGTGCCCTGGAACGCCGGGCCCGCCTCGGTGACGCCCAGGTGCAGCGGGTAGTCGCACTGCTCGGCCAGCAGCTCGTAGGCGCGCACCATGACCACCGGGTCGTTGTGCTTCACCGAGATCTTGATGTCGTGGAAGTCGTGCTCGGCGAACAGCGAGGCCTCCCACAGCGCGGACTCGACCAGCGCCTCCGGGGTGGCCTTGCCGTATTTCTGCAGCAGCCGCGGATCGAGCGACCCGGCGTTCACGCCGATGCGGATCGGAGTTCCGTGGTCGGCCGCCGCCTTCGCGATCTCACCGACCTTGTCGTCGAACTTGCGAATGTTTCCGGGATTCACCCGAACAGCCGCACAACCGGCCTCGATCGCGGCGAAAACGTATTTCGGCTGGAAATGAATGTCGGCGATGACGGGAATCTGCGACTTCTTCGCGATCGCCGGGAGCGCGTCCGCGTCGTCCTGGGACGGGCAGGCGACGCGCACGATGTCGCAGCCCGCCGCGGTCAGCTCGGCGATCTGCTGCAGCGTCGCGTTGACGTCGGAGGTCAGCGTCGTGGTCATCGACTGGACGGAGATGGGCGAGTCGCTGCCGACGCCGACGGAGCCGACCTTGAGCTGACGGGTCTTGCGCCGCTGTCCGAGCACCGGAGCGGGCAGGCCCGGCATTCCGAGCATCACGCCGTCGACGGACATGTATTTCAACTCCCGGGATGAGGATCTTCGTGCGAGCTGCGGAGCACCACTGCCGCCTTCCACTGTACGGCCCCGGAGGAGCCGGGTGGAAACGCCGGGGGTGCGCCCGGAATCCATACAACAAATGTGAGCGGTGCCACAAGGCCCGAAAAACAATGGGCGCGGCACCGCTCACATTCGGTAGTTCGTCACTGGCCGCCCAGGCGCAGCGGGTTCACCACATCAGCGGTGATGGTCAGCAGCATCAGCGCACCACCGAGGAAAATCATCACGTAGGTGAGCGGAAGCAGCTTCGTGTAGTCCACCGGCGCCCCGATCGGGCGACCTCGCATTCGCCGGATCGAGTTACGGGCCTTTTCATAAAGATTCACCGCGATGTGCCCGCCGTCCAGCGGGAGCAGCGGCAGCAGGTTGAACACGCCGATGAACAGGTTGAGCATCGCCAGCAGGATGAGGAAGACCTCCCACAGGCCGCGCTCGACCGCGTCCCCGCCCATGATGCTGGCGCCGACCACGCTGACCGGGCGCTCCGGGTTGTCGTCCCCGAAGATCGCCTTCACCACGACCGGCACCTTCTCCGGCAGCCGCTTCAGCCCCTCCCAGGCGTTCTGGAACAGCAGCCCGGTGAACTCGAAGGTCGGCCCGACGGCCGAGAACGCGCCGTAGGAGATGGTGCTCGCGTTGGCCAGGCCGACCGCGCCGACGGTTTCCAGGCGGTCGTCACCGGGCTTGGCACCCAGCGGCATCCTGCGCACCTGGGCGACGTCGATGGTCAGCGTCATCCGCTGCCCGTCGCGCTCGACCACGAACTGCGTCGGGCCGCTCGCCGCCCTGGTCGTGTTGAGGACGTCGGAGTAGACCGGGGTGTCCTTGCCCGCGACGCTGAGGATGCGGTCGCCCGGGCGCAGGCCCGCGGCCAGCGCGGGCGCCTTGTCACCGGGGGCGCACGGGACGAGCTTGCCGGTCTTGGTGTCCTGACCGGCGGGCACGCACTGGCTGACCTCGCCGACGATCGGCTTGTTCTCCAGGTTGGGCATGCCCGTGGAGACGGCCATGAAGTACACGACCAGCACACCGATGATGAAGTGCATCACCGAGCCCGCGGCCAGCACGACGACGCGCTTCCACACCTTCTGGTTGTAGAAGGCCCGCTTCCGGTCGGCCGGGTCGACCTCCTCAAGCGCGGTCATGCCGATGATGCGCACGTAGCCGCCCGCCGGGATGGCCTTGAGCCCGTACTCGGTCTCGCCCTTCCGGAAGGAGAAGATCCGCGGCCCGAACCCGATGAAGTACTCGGTGGCCTTCATCCCGAACATCTTCGCGGTCAGCAGGTGACCGAACTCGTGCAGGGCGATGGACACCCCGATGGCGAGTGCGAAGAGCAGCACGCCGAAAACGAACGACACGTTTCTAGTTCCTTCCAGCGGTGGCTGGGCCGCCCACCGCGCCCACCAGCTCCTGAGCCCGAACCCTGGCCCACTGCTCCGCGGCCAGCACCTCGTCCACCGTAGACGGTTCCGCGCGCCACTGGTCCGCCTCGTCCACGACGCGCTGCACGGTGTCCACGATCGACAGGAACGAGGTGCGCCCGGCGAAGAACGCCTCGACCGCCTCCTCGTTGGCCGCGTTGTACACGGCGGGCACGCAGCCGCCCGCCATCCCGGCCTGGCGCGCCAGGCGCACCGCCGGGAACGTCTCGTCGTCGACCGGCTCGAAGGTCCACGAGGACGCGGTGTCGAACACGCACGGCCGCGCGGCGCCCGGCACCCGGTCCGGCCAGTTCAGCGCGAGCGAGATGGGCAGCCGCATGTCCGGCGGGCTGGCCTGGGCCAGAGTCGAGCCGTCGACGAAGGTGACCATCGAGTGGATGATCGACTGCGGGTGCACGACCACGTCGATGCGCTCGTAGGGCAGGTCGTAGAGCAGCTTCGCCTCGATCAGCTCCAGGCCCTTGTTGACCAGGGTGGCGGAGTTGATCGTGATCACCCGGCCCATCGCCCAGGTGGGGTGGTTCATCGCCTGCGCGACGGTGACCTCGGTCAGCTCCTCGCGGCGGCGGCCGCGGAACGGCCCGCCGGAGGCCGTCACCACCAGCCGGGCCACCTCCTCGGCCCGGCCGCCCCGCAGGCACTGGGCGAGCGCGGAGTGCTCGGAGTCCACCGGCACGATCTGGCCCGGCTTCGCCGCCTTGAGCACCAGCGGCCCGCCCGCGATCAGCGACTCCTTGTTGGCCAGCGCCAGGATCGAGCCGGTCGCGAGCGCGTCCAGCGTCGGGACCAGGCCCATCGAGCCGGGCAGGGCGTTGAGCACCATGTCCACGGGGGTGCTCGCGATCAGCTCGCGGATGGCCTCCGGCCCGGCGAGCACCCTGGGCAGCCGGAACTCACCGCGCTCGAACCCGCGCCGCTGCGCCTCCGCGTACAGCGCGAGCTGCAGGTCCTCGGCCGCGCTCGCCCTGCTCAGCGCGATCGCCTCGACCCCGAACTCCAGCGCCTGCGCGGCGACGGCCGCCGGGTCACCACCGCCCGCCGCGATACCGGCGACCCGGAACAGGGCGGGCGCGGCGCGGACGACGTCGAGCGCCTGCGTCCCGATCGAGCCCGTCGAACCGAGCACAAGCACAGAGCGCTGACCAGCGCCGGAAGCAGTCATAACGGCCATTCTCCCCGATCGTGGGACTCGGGCCGCGAGGCGCGCAACGCCCGGCGGCGGGATCATGACCATGTTGTCGCATCCGGTTGTGACGGCACGCAGTTCCCGATCGGGCCATGCTAGGTCACGGAGTCATAACATCCGCGTGAGATCACCAGGACCGGGAACCTCTGTGGAGAGCAGGTACGAACGGCAACTGCGCAGGTACGGCGCATCGCGTCGTGGCAGGAAGGGGTACACCCCATGGGCTTCATCGCTTGGATCGTGCTTGGCCTGATCGCCGGTGCTCTGGCGAAGGCGATCATGCCGGGGAAGGACCCGGGCGGCATCATCGTCACGATGCTGCTGGGCATCGTGGGCGGCGTGCTGGGCGGCTGGATCGGCCGCACGCTGTTCAAAGCCGACGTCGACTCGTTCTTCAGCCTCAGCTCGTGGCTGTTGGCCATCCTCGGCGCGGTGATCGTGCTCGCCATCTACCGGCTCATCGTCGGGAACCGCCGTTCCCACGCCTGACCCCACCACCGACCCGAACGGGGCCGCGGGCCACCTGCCCGCGGCCCCGTTCCGTGCTCTCGTGGCCCGTCCGTTCGGCGGATTCTCGCGCGGGAGGATCGCCGACATCCTGTGCTCACTGACCCCCGGTCCCCATCGCAGGCATGGGATCCCTTGCCCGGGGCGAGAGGAGCAACAGCATGAGGGCACGACTCGTGACCGCCGCGCTCGTGGCGGCGGCCCTGGGCGTCGCGACCCCTGCCGCGGCCGTGGCAACGCCCGCGGGGAAGCCGTCGTACGAGACCTGGATCTCCGACGTCGGCGTGATCGCCGAGCAGCTGGAGGGCTACCTGACCTCGCGGCTGACCACCCCCGGTGAGAAGACCGCGATCACGCTGGACATCGACAACACCACGCTGGAGACGGCCTACCACCCGCAGCTGACCACCCCGGCGATCAAGTCGATGCTCAAGGCGGTTCGGCTGGCCAAGTCCAAGGGCGCCGCGGTCTTCTTCATCACCAACCGCCCCGAGGCGCTCGGCCTGCCGACCAAGGCCAACCTGGTCGACGTCGACTACCCCGTCGACGGGCTCTACCTGCGGCCGTGGTTCAACTTCGAGCCGACCGAGAAGGTCAAGACCGACGCGCGCAAGGCGGTCGAGGCCAAGGGCTACAAGATCGTCGCCAACGTCGGCAACAACACCTGGGACCTGGCGGGCGGGCACGCCGAGCGCACCTTCAAGCTGCCCGACTACAACGGCGCCCTCGACTGAGCAGGCGCTTTCAGAACCCCATGACGTCGCGCGCGGACGCCGCCATGAGCCTGAGGATCTCATCGCGGTCGTCCGCCGCGACGGAGTTGACGTT
The window above is part of the Allokutzneria albata genome. Proteins encoded here:
- the ispG gene encoding flavodoxin-dependent (E)-4-hydroxy-3-methylbut-2-enyl-diphosphate synthase, with the translated sequence MSVDGVMLGMPGLPAPVLGQRRKTRQLKVGSVGVGSDSPISVQSMTTTLTSDVNATLQQIAELTAAGCDIVRVACPSQDDADALPAIAKKSQIPVIADIHFQPKYVFAAIEAGCAAVRVNPGNIRKFDDKVGEIAKAAADHGTPIRIGVNAGSLDPRLLQKYGKATPEALVESALWEASLFAEHDFHDIKISVKHNDPVVMVRAYELLAEQCDYPLHLGVTEAGPAFQGTIKSAVAFGALLSKGIGDTIRVSLSAPPVEEIKVGTQILQSLNLRPRKLEIVSCPSCGRAQVDVYTLAEQVTAGLEGMEVPLRVAVMGCVVNGPGEAREADLGVASGNGKGQIFVKGEVIKTVPEHKIVETLIEEAMRIAEEMEDAGEPSGAPVVSVS
- a CDS encoding M50 family metallopeptidase; translation: MSFVFGVLLFALAIGVSIALHEFGHLLTAKMFGMKATEYFIGFGPRIFSFRKGETEYGLKAIPAGGYVRIIGMTALEEVDPADRKRAFYNQKVWKRVVVLAAGSVMHFIIGVLVVYFMAVSTGMPNLENKPIVGEVSQCVPAGQDTKTGKLVPCAPGDKAPALAAGLRPGDRILSVAGKDTPVYSDVLNTTRAASGPTQFVVERDGQRMTLTIDVAQVRRMPLGAKPGDDRLETVGAVGLANASTISYGAFSAVGPTFEFTGLLFQNAWEGLKRLPEKVPVVVKAIFGDDNPERPVSVVGASIMGGDAVERGLWEVFLILLAMLNLFIGVFNLLPLLPLDGGHIAVNLYEKARNSIRRMRGRPIGAPVDYTKLLPLTYVMIFLGGALMLLTITADVVNPLRLGGQ
- the dxr gene encoding 1-deoxy-D-xylulose-5-phosphate reductoisomerase — encoded protein: MAVMTASGAGQRSVLVLGSTGSIGTQALDVVRAAPALFRVAGIAAGGGDPAAVAAQALEFGVEAIALSRASAAEDLQLALYAEAQRRGFERGEFRLPRVLAGPEAIRELIASTPVDMVLNALPGSMGLVPTLDALATGSILALANKESLIAGGPLVLKAAKPGQIVPVDSEHSALAQCLRGGRAEEVARLVVTASGGPFRGRRREELTEVTVAQAMNHPTWAMGRVITINSATLVNKGLELIEAKLLYDLPYERIDVVVHPQSIIHSMVTFVDGSTLAQASPPDMRLPISLALNWPDRVPGAARPCVFDTASSWTFEPVDDETFPAVRLARQAGMAGGCVPAVYNAANEEAVEAFFAGRTSFLSIVDTVQRVVDEADQWRAEPSTVDEVLAAEQWARVRAQELVGAVGGPATAGRN
- a CDS encoding GlsB/YeaQ/YmgE family stress response membrane protein, translated to MGFIAWIVLGLIAGALAKAIMPGKDPGGIIVTMLLGIVGGVLGGWIGRTLFKADVDSFFSLSSWLLAILGAVIVLAIYRLIVGNRRSHA
- a CDS encoding HAD family acid phosphatase, producing the protein MRARLVTAALVAAALGVATPAAAVATPAGKPSYETWISDVGVIAEQLEGYLTSRLTTPGEKTAITLDIDNTTLETAYHPQLTTPAIKSMLKAVRLAKSKGAAVFFITNRPEALGLPTKANLVDVDYPVDGLYLRPWFNFEPTEKVKTDARKAVEAKGYKIVANVGNNTWDLAGGHAERTFKLPDYNGALD